The following proteins are encoded in a genomic region of Struthio camelus isolate bStrCam1 chromosome 3, bStrCam1.hap1, whole genome shotgun sequence:
- the MYCN gene encoding N-myc proto-oncogene protein has protein sequence MPGMVSKNPDLEFDSLQPCFYPDEDDFYLCGPDSAPPGEDIWKKFELLPTPPLSPSRAGLQEHPPGGGPMPWGGAALGGCRPADPLDWASELLLLPPEADLWGGSDGGDFFETGLGVSHNLNSIIIQDCMWSGFSAREKLERAVSEKLQSRAPAAAAPPPPPPPPAPAAASGRAEPGAAVPECVDPAVVFPFPVNKREAAAAGGGAAPRGARPPRPAGDSRSSGDDTLSDSDDEEEDEEEEIDVVTVEKRRSSSNKAVTTLTITVRPKNTAFPSVRTQQNELILKRCAPIHQQHNYAAPSPYMESEDAPPPKKLKTEVPRPVKPTIQPKPKSSSPRNSDSEDSERRRNHNILERQRRNDLRSSFLTLRDHVPELVKNEKAAKVVILKKATEYVHSLQAEEQKLLLEKEKLQARQQQLLKKMEYKRTC, from the exons ATGCCAGGAATGGTCAGTAAAAACCCAGACCTCGAGTTTGACTCTTTGCAGCCCTGTTTCTACCCGGACGAAGATGATTTTTATTTGTGCGGGCCGGACTCTGCTCCCCCAGGGGAAGACATCTGGAAAAAGTTTGAGCTGCTGCCCACCCCTCCGCTGTCCcccagccgggccgggctccaggagcacccgccgggggggggcccgatGCCGTGGGGAGGGGCGGCCTTGGGGGGCTGCCGCCCCGCCGACCCGCTGGACTGGGCGtccgagctgctgctgctgccccccgagGCCGACCTGTGGGGCGGCTCGGACGGCGGCGACTTCTTCGAGACGGGCCTGGGCGTGAGCCACAACCTCAACTCCATCATCATCCAGGACTGCATGTGGAGCGGCTTCTCGGCCCGCGAGAAGCTGGAGCGGGCGGTGagcgagaagctgcagagcagagcgcccgccgccgccgccccgccgccgccgccgccgccgcccgccccggccgccgccagcggccgcgccgagcccggcgccgccgTGCCCGAGTGCGTGGACCCGGCCGTCGTGTTCCCCTTCCCCGTCAACaagcgcgaggcggcggcggcgggcggcggggcggccccgcgcggcgcccgcccgccgcggcccgccggcgACAGCCGCAGCTCCGGGGACGACACCCTCAGCGACTCGG AtgatgaggaagaggatgaagaagaagaaatcgATGTTGTGACAGTGGAGAAAAGGCGTTCTTCCTCTAACAAGGCTGTTACCACGCTTACTATTACAGTGCGTCCTAAAAATACCGCTTTTCCGTCGGTCAGGACACAGCAGAATGAACTGATTTTAAAGCGTTGTGCACCAATTCACCAGCAGCATAATTACGCCGCTCCTTCTCCGTATATGGAGAGTGAAGATGCTCCACCACCGAAAAAGTTAAAAACCGAGGTGCCCCGTCCAGTGAAACCCACGATCCAACCAAAGCCTAAGAGTTCAAGTCCTCGAAATTCTGACTCAGAGGATAGTGAACGTCGACGTAACCATAATATCCTGGAGCGTCAACGGCGCAACGATCTGCGGTCAAGTTTTCTCACGTTAAGGGACCATGTTCCAGAACTGGTTAAAAATGAGAAAGCTGCAAAAGTTGTGATCTTGAAAAAAGCCACTGAATATGTCCATTCCCTTCAGGCAGAGGAGCAGAAGTTattgctagaaaaagaaaaattgcaagcCAGACAACAACAATTGCTAAAGAAAATGGAATACAAGCGGActtgctaa